The proteins below are encoded in one region of Nonomuraea helvata:
- a CDS encoding VOC family protein, translating to MDFVSIRIITSDVARLVEFYERATGVRAMWATEDFAELKTPKAALAIAGTRTVPLFAPGSAHPADNRSVIIEFRVDDVDRVHQNLTGFVTEPTTMPWGVVRPLARARRERPARPLLPSRQ from the coding sequence ATGGACTTCGTCTCGATCCGCATCATCACCAGCGACGTCGCGCGCCTCGTCGAGTTCTACGAGCGAGCCACAGGGGTGCGGGCGATGTGGGCCACCGAGGACTTCGCCGAACTCAAGACCCCCAAGGCCGCCCTCGCGATCGCCGGCACCCGCACCGTCCCGCTGTTCGCCCCGGGCTCTGCCCACCCGGCGGACAACCGCAGCGTGATCATCGAGTTCCGCGTCGACGACGTGGACCGCGTTCACCAGAACCTGACCGGCTTCGTCACCGAACCCACCACGATGCCCTGGGGCGTGGTACGCCCGCTGGCGCGCGCACGGCGAGAACGACCTGCTCGACCACTCCTCCCGTCCCGCCAGTAA